The bacterium nucleotide sequence TCCATGGCCTCCTGGCCGCTGGCGTGGAAGGTGTGGCCTTCCTGCCAGAAGAATTCTCGGGTGCGCAGGAAGAGGCGCGAGCGCATCTCCCATCGCACCACGCTGTTCCACTGGTTGGTCAGCTTGGGCAGGTCGCGATGACTCTGGATGTACCTCTTGATCAGTGACCCGACGATCGTCTCCGACGTCGGACGCACGGCCAGGGGTTCCTCGAGGTCCTCCTGCGCAGCGCCGGCTCGGGTCACCCACGCGACCTCGGGCGCGAAGCCCTCGATGTGCTCAGCCTCTTTGATCAAGAATTCGCGTGGGATCAGCAGCGGGAAGGCCCAGTTCTCGTGCCCGCTCTCCTTGATCATGTCGTCGAAGGCCCGCGTGATGGCCTCCCACATCGCCCAGCCATAAGGGCGCACCACCATCATGCCGCGGACGCCGGACCAATCCGCAAGCTCCGCCTTGCGGATGACGTCGGTGTACCAACGGTCGAAGTCGTCCGACATCTTGGTGATGTCTTTGACGAAGTCCAGCTGCTCCTCAGTGTCCTGTGTCATGCGAATGGCTCCCGAGTCTTGATGGTTGAATGCGAAACTCGATGAACGCCCGCATCGACGGCGTGACGCGGGCTAGCGCGGGAGCGGGGCCGGGGCGGGTGTCTGCCCCGCCGCGATCGCGTCGATCTCGGCCAGCAGCACGGGCAGCAGCTCCTCCTGGGGCACGGTCTTGTAAAGCTTACCGTGCTTGAAAATCACGCCCTTGCCACGGCCGCCCGTGACGCCGATGTCGGCGTGGCGGGCCTCCGCCGGGCCGTTGACCACGCAGCCCATGACCGCGACCGTGATCGGGACCTTGAGCCGGGCGATGTGAGCCTCGACCGCCTTGACGGTCGGCACCATGTCGTATTCGAGACGTCCGCAGGTCGGGCAGGCGACCAGCGTCGCGCTCTCGTTGCGGAACGCCAGTGTCTTGAGCACCTCGTGGGCGACGCGCACCTCCTCGCGCGGATCCGAGGTGGCGAGCGAGACGCGGATCGTGTCGCCGATGCCTTCGCTGAGGAGGATGCCGAGCCCGACCGCGCTCCGGATGCTGCCGGCCTCGACCGGGCCGGACTCCGTGACGCCCAGGTGGATGGGGTACGGGCGCGCGGCGGCGAACTTGCGGTTCGCCATCACGTTGGTCCAGACGTCGGTCGCCTTGAGCGAGACCTTGATGAAACCCGGCCCGTAGTCCAGGTCCTCGAGGATCTGGCAGTGGCCCAACGCCACCTCGACCATGCGGTCGGCGGTCCGCTCCCGGTCGTCGCGGTCGATCTGGTGCTGCTCTCGCATGCTCTTGTGCACCTCTTCCGGCAGCGACCCGGCGTTGACCCCGATGCGGAACGGGATCTGGCGTTCCTTGGCCGCGGCGACGACCTTGACGACCTTGTCGCGGTCGGGGATGTTGCCCGGGTTCAGGCGGAGGCAGTGCACCCCGGCTTCGATCGCCATCAGCGCCAGCGTGTGGTCGTAATGGATGTCGGCGATGACCGGCAGCGGCGATCCCTTGACGATCGCCCTCAGCGCCTCCGCGGCCTCGTGGTCGGGCACCGCGGGCCGGACGATCTCGCAGCCGGCCTCCTTCAGCTCGTGGATCTGGCGCAGTGTCGCCTTGACGTCGCGCGTGTCGGTCTTGGTCATGGTCTGGACCGCGATCGGCGCGGCCCCACCGATGACCACGCCACCCACGTTGACCGGGATGGACTTGCGGCGGGTGACCTGCGTCACTCAGCGGACCCCCGGAAATTGACCCGTGGCGATGCGCTGGATGTCGAGGAAGCTGATCACGGCCGCCATGCCGAGCAGCGCCACCAGTCCCCACCGCTGGAAGTTCAGCTCGCTGGTGCGGTCGAACGGCCGGCGGCGCAGCCACTCGATGACGACGACCACGATCCGCCCGCCGTCGAGCGCGAGCAGCGGCAAGAGGTTGGTGAAGCCGAGCGCCACCGACAGGAGCGCGACCAGGAAGATGTAGGTCGGAGGGCCCTGGCTCACCGCCTGAGCCGCGGTGTCGGCGATGCCGATCGGGCCCGTGAGCCCCTGCGGCCCCAGCAGGCCTCCCGGCACCTGGCCGGTGATCAGCGACCACAGGCCCTGGACGATGCCTCCAGTCGCCACGAACGGGAAGGTGATCCCGTCGGTGATCGCGGTTTGCACCGTGGCCAAGCGCCGGGCGATACCGACGCCGACCTGGCAGTGGCCCTGGAGATCGCATCGCGGGACGACGACGTAGGTGAACGGCTGCCCGCCGGCGTGCACCCCGCCGACGAGGAGAGCGGCTCCCGGCGCGGCGGCCTCCTCCTGGAGGATCAGGCCGGGCGCGCCGAGAGGCTTGCCGTTGACCGACCGGATGCTGTCGCCGGGCTGGAATCCGGCCCCGGCCGCGGGCGAGCCGGGTACCACGCTGAAGACCTTGCCGGGATCGCTGTTCAACTGCGTCAGCCCGAACCCGGCGATGAGCACCATCGCCACCAGGAAATTGGCCGCGGGGCCGCCCGCCAGGATGACGATCCTCTGGACGGGGGATTTGGAATGGAAGCCGCCGGGATCGGCGAAGTCTCCGGCCTCCATGCCGCCCATCCGGACGTAGCCGAGGATGGGCAGCGCCCGCAGGGCGTACAGCGTCCCGCCTCTCGTGAACGACCACAGCCTCATGCCGGCGCCGATCGAGAACTCGATCACCCGGACCTTGAAGAGCTTGGCGAACAGGAAATGGCCGGCTTCGTGAGGCGCGATCAGGAGCAGGAACATGCCTCCGACTCCGATCACATACAGGAGCGGGGTGAGCCAATCGCTCATGGCTCCAGCCTACCGGACTTGACCTTCACGTACTCCCTCGCCCAACGATCCGCCTCGAGGATGTCTTGCATCGTGTCCCCGCCGCCGGGAAACCCGGCCAGCGCCCGCTCGACCGTGCCCACGATGCGGCTGAAAGGGATGTCGCGGGCCAGGAACGCGTTCACGGCCTCCTCGTTGGCGGCGTTCAAGACCGCCGGGTGTCCCCCACCCGCCGCCGCGGCCTGGCGGGCCAGCCGCACGCTTGGGAACCGGGTCTCGTCGAAGGCGTGGAACTCGAGCCCGCTCAGCTCTTCGAGGCCGATGGGCGGCACGGCGTCCGGGAGGCGCTCCGGGTAGCCGAGGGCGACGGCGATCGGCAGGCGCATGTCCGGGCGCCCGAGCTGCGCCTTCACCGACCCGTCCACGAACTCCACCATGGAGTGGACGACGCTCTGCGGATGGATGCAGACCGTGACCTGATCGAGCGAGATACCGAACAGGTGATGCGCTTCGATCACCTCGAGCCCTTTGTTCATCAGCGTGGCCGAGTCGACCGTGACCTTCGGGCCCATCGACCAGCGGGGGTGGTTGAGCGCCTGCTCGACCGTGACCTGGTCGAGATCGAGGTCCGGGTGAGCCCAGAACGGGCCGCCGCTGGCGGTGACGATGAGGCGCTTCACGCTCTCGCGACGCTCGCCCCAAAGGCACTGCCAGATCGCGCTGTGCTCGGAATCGACCGGGCGGATGCCCCGCTCGCCGGCCGCCTTCATGACCAGGGCCCCGGCCATCACCAGGACCTCCTTGGTCGCCAGCGCCACCTCCTTGCCGGCTTGCAGCGCGGCCATGGTCGGCGCCAGGGCGCGCGCGCCGGGGATGGCGACCACGACCAGGTCGCACCGTGGATCGGTCACCATCGCCTCCACCTGGGCGTCAAAGTCCTTCTCCCCGGCCATTCCCTGCACCACGTGCTCCGCGCTGCGCCTGGTCGAGCGCCTGCCTTCCGTGAGGCCGAAGAGCCGTAGGCGAGCGGGATTCCGGTCGATGACGTCCAGGGTTTGCCGGCCGATCGAGCCCGTGGCGCCGAGAACGGCGACGTTGATCGGTCGGGTCATCCCAGGAGGTGGAACATCGTCACGTAGAAGTAGACGAGGATCGGGGGAAACAGGATCGAATCCAGCCGGTCCAGGACACCGCCGTGGCCCGGGATGAGGTGCGAGGAGTCCTTGACCTCGGCGATGCGCTTCATCTGAGACTCGACGAGGTCGCCGACCTCGGCGCTGCCTCCGATCAGCACTCCGAGCAAGACCGCGTGGAAAGGCGAGAGGCCGAGGACGCCTGAGACGCCCGTGAGCATCACCACCACCGCACCGAGCACTCCCGCCACCGCGCCCTCAACCGTCTTGTGCGGGCTGATCGTCGAGAAGAACGGAGTCCGCCCGATACGGCTGCCGACGAGAAGGGCGGCGGCGTCGCTGACGACGACGGCGAAGATGGTGAAGAGAGCCCAGACCAGGCCGTTCGGCTTTGA carries:
- a CDS encoding flavodoxin-dependent (E)-4-hydroxy-3-methylbut-2-enyl-diphosphate synthase, with protein sequence MTQVTRRKSIPVNVGGVVIGGAAPIAVQTMTKTDTRDVKATLRQIHELKEAGCEIVRPAVPDHEAAEALRAIVKGSPLPVIADIHYDHTLALMAIEAGVHCLRLNPGNIPDRDKVVKVVAAAKERQIPFRIGVNAGSLPEEVHKSMREQHQIDRDDRERTADRMVEVALGHCQILEDLDYGPGFIKVSLKATDVWTNVMANRKFAAARPYPIHLGVTESGPVEAGSIRSAVGLGILLSEGIGDTIRVSLATSDPREEVRVAHEVLKTLAFRNESATLVACPTCGRLEYDMVPTVKAVEAHIARLKVPITVAVMGCVVNGPAEARHADIGVTGGRGKGVIFKHGKLYKTVPQEELLPVLLAEIDAIAAGQTPAPAPLPR
- a CDS encoding RIP metalloprotease; translated protein: MSDWLTPLLYVIGVGGMFLLLIAPHEAGHFLFAKLFKVRVIEFSIGAGMRLWSFTRGGTLYALRALPILGYVRMGGMEAGDFADPGGFHSKSPVQRIVILAGGPAANFLVAMVLIAGFGLTQLNSDPGKVFSVVPGSPAAGAGFQPGDSIRSVNGKPLGAPGLILQEEAAAPGAALLVGGVHAGGQPFTYVVVPRCDLQGHCQVGVGIARRLATVQTAITDGITFPFVATGGIVQGLWSLITGQVPGGLLGPQGLTGPIGIADTAAQAVSQGPPTYIFLVALLSVALGFTNLLPLLALDGGRIVVVVIEWLRRRPFDRTSELNFQRWGLVALLGMAAVISFLDIQRIATGQFPGVR
- a CDS encoding 1-deoxy-D-xylulose-5-phosphate reductoisomerase encodes the protein MTRPINVAVLGATGSIGRQTLDVIDRNPARLRLFGLTEGRRSTRRSAEHVVQGMAGEKDFDAQVEAMVTDPRCDLVVVAIPGARALAPTMAALQAGKEVALATKEVLVMAGALVMKAAGERGIRPVDSEHSAIWQCLWGERRESVKRLIVTASGGPFWAHPDLDLDQVTVEQALNHPRWSMGPKVTVDSATLMNKGLEVIEAHHLFGISLDQVTVCIHPQSVVHSMVEFVDGSVKAQLGRPDMRLPIAVALGYPERLPDAVPPIGLEELSGLEFHAFDETRFPSVRLARQAAAAGGGHPAVLNAANEEAVNAFLARDIPFSRIVGTVERALAGFPGGGDTMQDILEADRWAREYVKVKSGRLEP